Proteins encoded within one genomic window of Episyrphus balteatus chromosome 1, idEpiBalt1.1, whole genome shotgun sequence:
- the LOC129909580 gene encoding uncharacterized protein LOC129909580 produces MDKKDKTDYTTSEMEDELLASSQETIGGCSDDVRGTSISEQPSKTGSTGGTSGTPVLRPAINQINPSGSRASQSHATRRKRRSASSHRRADFHRASFILSKIALNEEAGTPHENDAADKIKYGKIVEEYNNLLIEPKKSVKRIRSPEEANPPQKKSKANGTNKKAPSQGAAQSRTFSEIVRDDLQVAVVDELSTDNRALMSVWNSIEAKLSEMVFLYTLSATEGPYPSFDSGEMLRGYRVIKCEDVFSRDFISKSVAEVSNKWDGL; encoded by the coding sequence atggacaaaaaagaCAAGACAGACTATACGACTTCCGAGATGGAAGATGAGCTTCTGGCCTCGAGCCAGGAAACAATCGGAGGGTGTTCAGATGATGTTAGAGGCACTAGTATCTCTGAGCAACCTTCAAAAACTGGAAGTACGGGCGGAACCAGCGGTACCCCTGTACTTCGACCCGCAATAAACCAAATAAATCCTTCGGGTAGCAGAGCCAGCCAAAGCCATGCTACCCGGCGTAAGAGAAGATCAGCAAGTTCGCATCGGAGAGCGGATTTCCATAGGGCATCCTTCATTCTAAGCAAGATTGCTTTAAATGAGGAAGCTGGAACTCCGCACGAAAACGATGCTGCTGATAAGATCAAATATGGGAAGATTGTTGAGGAGTACAATAATCTTCTCATTGAACCAAAAAAGTCCGTTAAGAGAATTAGATCACCTGAGGAAGCTAATCCTCCTCAGAAAAAATCTAAAGCAAACGGCACCAACAAGAAAGCACCATCTCAGGGAGCGGCGCAATCGCGCACTTTTAGTGAGATTGTCAGAGACGATCTTCAAGTGGCGGTTGTAGATGAGCTCTCCACTGACAACAGAGCTCTGATGTCGGTGTGGAACTCCATCGAGGCTAAGCTTTCTGAGATGGTCTTTCTATATACCCTATCTGCAACTGAGGGACCCTACCCGAGTTTCGACTCTGGTGAGATGCTTAGGGGATACAGGGTAATCAAGTGCGAGGATGTGTTCTCTAGGGATTTCATTAGTAAAAGTGTAGCTGAGGTCAGCAACAAATGGGATGGCTTGTAG
- the LOC129909589 gene encoding uncharacterized protein LOC129909589, whose translation MDLQVHGSGTQDSWVQLAICIGQSDRDVTAVRLQTDQGTFWIASAYLGHDQLGLLPGEKLRRLVADAERQKICLIIGCDTNAHHTVWGSTNINDRVSNTGNEPTFVTRNRQEVLDITLFSDSIRQRILNWKVSEEHSFSDHRYIQFSLNDVTTKQLAFRNYRKTNWQKYRETLKSLLKPELLSYPSNTIDLDNKVNDLTSALNLSMNNSCPLIQLKHHKQSRPIRARHKFKKQSRSDYKREAKVGHQRLQTIQIRWTGWYNTSRTPNGIRYSNSHLRDNSEWMCKLETHPCPMERS comes from the exons ATGGATCTGCAAGTCCATGGTTCAGGGACTCAGGACTCCTGGGTACAACTTGCTATATGCATCGGACAAAG CGATCGAGATGTTACCGCGGTCAGATTGCAAACTGACCAAGGAACATTCTGGATTGCGTCGGCATATCTCGGCCATGACCAACTCGGCCTTCTCCCTGGCGAAAAACTACGGAGACTTGTAGCCGATGCTGAAAGGCAAAAGATCTGCCTCATAATTGGTTGCGATACAAACGCCCATCACACGGTCTGGGGAAGTACCAACATAAATGATagag TAAGTAATACTGGCAATGAACCAACATTCGTTACCAGAAACCGACAAGAGGTACTAGACATTACTCTTTTCTCCGATTCGATTCGTCAAAGGATCTTAAATTGGAAAGTATCTGAAGAACACTCGTTCTCTGATCATAGATACATCCAATTTAGTCTTAACGATGTAACTACTAAACAGTTAGCATTCCGAAACTATCGCAAAACTAACTGGCAAAAATACAGGGAAACTCTGAAAAGCTTACTTAAACCCGAACTTCTAAGTTATCCCTCAAATACAATCGATCTCGACAACAAAGTCAATGATCTCACTTCTGCCCTTAACCTATCAATGAATAACTCCTGCCCACTCATACAA CTCAAACATCATAAACAGAGTCGACCCATCAGGGCCagacacaaattcaaaaaacaatctcGGTCTGATTACAAGAGAGAAGCTAAAGTGGGCCATCAACGCCTTCAAACCATACAAATCCGCTGGACCGGATGGTATAATACCAGCCGAACTCCAAATGGCATCAGATATTCTAATTCCCATCTTAGAGATAATTCTGAATGGATGTGTAAACTTGAAACACATCCCTGCCCTATGGAGAGAAGTTAA